In Crinalium epipsammum PCC 9333, the following are encoded in one genomic region:
- a CDS encoding Zn-binding domain-containing protein, translating into MKTDNGTELLRLSYGETANILRINRGLKRSQERGFKLDQKTGAWGEQKSDSVAENLQTEINLMVNDTCNILVIDPVNIGTGDKEAFLATLQYALERAIQAVYKLEEDELGSERLGKGGYLLFWEAAEGGAGVLSQILEDPQAFKKIAKTALDICHFQEIKQSCTKACYECLLSYGNQFDHPFLDRYSIHSWLEQLASSTIHRHNSGGDREQQYKQLKSQTDPNSQFEREVLSEIYLRGLKLPDATQELIAEANCKPDFLYKEARLAIFCDGSVHDSPQQQQQDRIDRDNLRYNAGYGVLVFCYSQDWRSQLEMLASLI; encoded by the coding sequence GTGAAAACAGATAACGGAACTGAGTTACTGCGACTAAGTTATGGGGAAACGGCTAATATACTACGCATCAATCGCGGCTTAAAACGTTCTCAAGAGAGGGGATTTAAACTCGACCAAAAAACAGGTGCTTGGGGCGAACAGAAAAGCGATTCTGTAGCAGAAAATTTGCAAACAGAAATCAATTTAATGGTTAACGATACCTGCAACATCTTAGTTATTGACCCTGTAAATATTGGTACAGGAGACAAAGAAGCTTTTTTAGCAACTCTTCAATATGCCTTAGAACGTGCTATTCAAGCAGTGTACAAACTAGAAGAAGATGAGCTTGGCTCAGAACGTCTAGGGAAAGGGGGATACTTACTATTTTGGGAAGCAGCAGAAGGAGGCGCAGGAGTTCTTTCTCAAATTCTTGAAGACCCTCAAGCTTTTAAAAAAATTGCTAAGACTGCTTTAGATATCTGCCACTTTCAAGAAATTAAACAAAGCTGCACCAAAGCTTGTTACGAATGTTTACTGTCCTACGGCAACCAATTTGACCACCCTTTTCTAGACCGTTACTCAATTCACTCTTGGTTAGAACAATTAGCCTCAAGCACTATTCATCGTCATAATTCTGGTGGCGATCGCGAACAGCAGTATAAACAGTTGAAAAGTCAGACTGACCCTAATTCCCAATTTGAACGGGAAGTTCTTTCTGAGATTTATCTTCGAGGATTGAAATTACCAGATGCCACCCAAGAACTGATTGCAGAAGCCAACTGCAAGCCGGACTTTCTTTATAAAGAAGCTCGGTTAGCTATCTTCTGCGATGGCTCTGTTCACGACTCTCCCCAACAGCAACAGCAAGACCGCATCGACCGCGACAACCTTAGATATAATGCTGGCTATGGTGTATTAGTATTTTGTTACAGCCAAGACTGGCGATCGCAGTTAGAGATGTTAGCTTCGCTGATTTAA
- a CDS encoding NACHT C-terminal alpha/beta 1 domain-containing protein, whose product MLSAKSLAKIDINPSRGINYLQELITYSKTERTQILAAGDLAEIQPNNKFALDTLKKLITYSGILTKKQAFIGILKIDKDFIVTNKNLFGKISSVKEVLGFEIAIDVLELLSENQSAIDVLIDIIQNSLDEYLRWEAAIYLGKLVRKQPNIVNKLIKLNQQYHSKKLGNIQSNYLCIVYINNNKEEISTYITLLKPLLYDAENKGDKTTTFQITYILSEIEEGKEIAIYALLRSIKKFPSYWKAEEAVTRLKDICIGIDINKILIFLNEEILKKFQNSNEEKFQYCYELLWHCSRNMDYLDFYHACNPEKAEKITIGNSSLTQKLNFSQFFSKINLAFANEPILNAKVQLVCIDININFNDLDMLAADIYAQMVKQGCPECPQDRPTTFPKLSIYWKLNLENLEKPVALLFYNSENVNQFRKDCLAPLSTFGGAIAIITDQPCENVETISPNHPDIIDAVLKWLRRRILEA is encoded by the coding sequence ATGCTATCAGCTAAATCTTTAGCAAAAATTGATATTAATCCGAGCCGAGGGATTAATTATTTACAGGAATTAATCACTTATTCTAAAACTGAACGAACTCAAATCCTTGCTGCTGGTGACTTAGCAGAAATTCAACCGAATAATAAGTTTGCTTTAGATACCCTAAAAAAGTTAATAACCTATTCTGGTATCCTAACAAAAAAACAAGCATTTATAGGCATATTAAAAATTGATAAAGATTTTATAGTTACCAACAAAAATTTGTTTGGCAAAATTTCAAGTGTGAAAGAAGTTCTAGGTTTTGAAATAGCTATTGATGTACTAGAGCTATTATCTGAAAATCAAAGTGCAATTGATGTTCTAATTGATATTATTCAAAATTCTTTAGATGAGTATCTTCGTTGGGAAGCAGCTATCTATTTAGGTAAGTTGGTTAGGAAACAACCAAATATAGTTAACAAACTCATAAAATTAAATCAACAATACCACTCAAAAAAATTAGGCAATATTCAATCTAATTATCTTTGTATTGTATACATCAATAATAATAAAGAGGAAATTTCTACTTATATTACTTTATTAAAGCCGTTACTTTATGATGCTGAAAATAAAGGGGATAAAACCACTACTTTTCAAATAACTTATATATTAAGTGAAATAGAAGAAGGAAAAGAAATAGCAATTTATGCCTTATTAAGGTCGATTAAAAAATTTCCTTCTTATTGGAAGGCGGAAGAAGCAGTTACTAGACTGAAAGACATTTGTATAGGCATTGATATTAATAAAATTTTAATATTCTTAAATGAAGAAATATTGAAGAAATTTCAAAATAGTAATGAAGAAAAGTTTCAGTATTGCTATGAACTTCTTTGGCATTGTAGCAGAAATATGGATTATCTAGATTTTTATCATGCTTGTAATCCCGAAAAAGCTGAAAAAATTACTATTGGTAATTCATCACTTACTCAAAAATTAAACTTTAGTCAATTTTTCTCAAAAATTAATTTGGCTTTTGCTAATGAGCCAATCCTCAATGCTAAAGTACAGCTTGTGTGCATTGACATAAATATTAATTTCAACGATTTAGATATGCTTGCTGCTGATATCTACGCTCAAATGGTAAAGCAAGGTTGTCCAGAGTGTCCACAAGATAGACCTACTACATTTCCGAAATTAAGTATATATTGGAAGCTAAATTTGGAAAATCTAGAAAAACCAGTGGCACTATTATTTTATAATTCAGAAAATGTTAATCAATTTAGGAAAGATTGCCTAGCGCCACTAAGTACCTTTGGGGGTGCGATCGCAATCATAACCGATCAACCCTGTGAGAACGTAGAAACCATATCACCAAATCATCCAGATATCATTGATGCTGTTTTAAAGTGGCTGAGACGAAGGATACTAGAAGCTTAA